In a single window of the Desulfurellaceae bacterium genome:
- the pqqC gene encoding pyrroloquinoline-quinone synthase PqqC: MSATHMWSREEFVQRLRAVGEAGYHDKHPFHILMHEGRLTKRQLQAWIENRFYYQTIIPKKDAAIMARIEDPAVRRAWIQRILDHDGTTDNPDGGIHKWLVLGEAAGLARQDMVALRYVLPGVRFAVDAYLTYVKDHSLMEAVASSLTELFAPSLMARRLPAFEEHYPWVEQQGLEYFRARLSQAPRDVEFGLEYVIQECHTREQQEQAILALRTKCHILWCLLDAVHFAYVSPGLLPPLWGE, from the coding sequence GTGAGTGCAACACACATGTGGAGCCGGGAAGAATTCGTCCAGCGCCTGCGCGCGGTGGGCGAGGCCGGCTACCACGACAAGCATCCGTTTCATATCCTGATGCACGAGGGCAGGCTGACCAAGCGCCAGTTGCAGGCCTGGATTGAGAACCGCTTCTACTACCAGACGATCATCCCCAAAAAAGACGCGGCGATCATGGCCCGCATCGAAGACCCGGCGGTTCGGCGGGCCTGGATTCAGCGCATTCTCGACCACGACGGCACCACCGACAACCCCGACGGCGGGATCCATAAGTGGCTGGTCCTGGGCGAGGCGGCCGGTCTTGCGCGCCAAGACATGGTTGCGCTGCGCTATGTGCTGCCCGGCGTGCGCTTTGCGGTTGACGCCTATCTGACCTATGTCAAAGACCACTCGCTGATGGAGGCTGTGGCCTCGTCGCTGACCGAACTGTTTGCCCCGAGCCTGATGGCCCGACGCCTGCCAGCCTTCGAGGAGCACTACCCGTGGGTCGAACAGCAGGGGCTGGAGTATTTTCGGGCCCGTCTGAGCCAGGCGCCGCGCGACGTTGAATTCGGCCTTGAGTATGTGATTCAAGAGTGCCATACGCGGGAGCAGCAGGAGCAGGCCATCCTGGCCCTGAGAACCAAGTGCCATATCCTGTGGTGCCTGCTCGACGCTGTCCATTTCGCGTATGTCTCTCCGGGCCTGCTGCCGCCGCTGTGGGGGGAATAA
- the pqqD gene encoding pyrroloquinoline quinone biosynthesis peptide chaperone PqqD, with amino-acid sequence MSESQETWRPRLAAKARLRWDKIEQQHMLMFPEAALKLNATAAEVLKLCDGERTVAQIVDALLDKFPTAERQVVEDNVTQLLTRIRSRGLLEV; translated from the coding sequence ATGTCTGAGTCGCAAGAAACCTGGCGTCCCCGGCTGGCCGCAAAAGCCCGTCTGCGGTGGGATAAGATCGAGCAGCAACACATGCTGATGTTTCCCGAAGCCGCGCTCAAGCTGAACGCCACCGCCGCCGAGGTGCTCAAGCTGTGTGATGGAGAACGGACCGTGGCTCAGATCGTCGACGCCCTGCTGGACAAGTTTCCCACCGCCGAGCGCCAGGTGGTCGAAGACAACGTCACGCAGTTGCTGACCCGCATCCGCAGCCGCGGGCTGCTGGAGGTCTAG
- the pqqE gene encoding pyrroloquinoline quinone biosynthesis protein PqqE, whose translation MPAPRPYTLVAELSYRCPLRCLYCSNPLEFHAMQDELSTEQWCQTFSDAADLGVVQVHLSGGEPLVRKDIPALIRHARACDLYTNLITGGTLLSEAKLTEFRDCGLDHVQLSLQDTERDAADLVAGLKSYDKKLEVARLIKRLGYPLTINVVLHRLNIEHVPELIDQAAELGAQRIELANTQYYAWAFENRRALLPPRDRYEHAEAIAREARKKYEGTMEIAFVKIDYYEDAPKACSGGWARSYMCITPTGEVLPCHAAHAIEQLRFESVKTRPLPEIWRDSPGLNAFRGYDWMQEPCRSCPHKEQDFGGCRCQAFLLTGDAAATDPVCKLSPRHEVVLRAAAEPVEDQPQLVYRDVKNSRRLAARS comes from the coding sequence ATGCCCGCTCCGCGCCCCTACACCCTGGTCGCCGAACTGAGCTACCGCTGCCCGCTCAGGTGTCTGTACTGTTCCAACCCGCTCGAGTTCCACGCCATGCAGGACGAACTCAGCACCGAGCAGTGGTGCCAGACCTTCAGCGATGCGGCCGACCTGGGCGTTGTCCAGGTCCATCTGTCGGGCGGTGAGCCGCTGGTCCGCAAGGATATCCCGGCCCTGATTCGACACGCCCGGGCGTGCGACCTGTACACCAACCTGATCACCGGCGGGACGCTGCTCAGCGAGGCCAAGCTCACAGAATTTCGTGACTGCGGTCTGGACCACGTTCAGCTCAGCCTACAGGACACCGAGCGCGACGCGGCCGATCTGGTGGCCGGCCTTAAGTCCTACGATAAGAAGCTCGAGGTCGCCCGGCTGATTAAACGCCTCGGCTATCCGCTGACGATCAATGTCGTTCTGCACCGTCTGAACATCGAGCACGTGCCCGAACTGATCGACCAGGCCGCCGAACTCGGCGCCCAGCGGATCGAGCTGGCCAACACCCAGTACTACGCCTGGGCGTTCGAGAACCGCCGGGCTCTGCTGCCGCCCCGTGACCGCTACGAACACGCCGAGGCCATCGCCCGGGAAGCGCGGAAAAAGTACGAAGGCACGATGGAGATTGCCTTTGTCAAAATCGACTATTACGAAGACGCGCCCAAGGCCTGCTCGGGCGGCTGGGCGCGCAGCTATATGTGCATCACGCCGACCGGCGAAGTCCTGCCCTGCCACGCCGCCCACGCGATTGAGCAGCTGCGCTTTGAGAGCGTCAAAACCCGGCCGCTGCCCGAAATCTGGCGCGACTCGCCGGGGCTGAACGCCTTTCGCGGTTACGACTGGATGCAGGAGCCGTGCCGCAGCTGTCCGCATAAGGAGCAGGACTTTGGCGGCTGTCGGTGTCAGGCCTTTCTGCTGACCGGCGACGCTGCGGCAACCGACCCGGTGTGCAAACTCTCCCCCCGGCATGAGGTCGTGCTGCGGGCTGCGGCCGAGCCGGTGGAGGACCAACCGCAGCTGGTCTACCGCGATGTGAAAAACAGCCGGCGTCTGGCGGCTCGTTCATGA
- a CDS encoding permease yields NVLVPRELLVKWMGEQAGFRGILIAWMLGLLMPGGPYVVFPIAAALLKQGVAVGPLLAFITAKALLSPTRLFSWEVPFLGWPFVAARAIPSLLFPPIIGLIGQRLFQLFSK; encoded by the coding sequence AACGTCCTGGTTCCCCGCGAACTGCTCGTCAAATGGATGGGCGAGCAGGCCGGGTTTCGCGGCATCCTGATCGCCTGGATGCTCGGCCTACTCATGCCGGGCGGCCCGTATGTGGTGTTTCCGATTGCCGCCGCCCTCCTCAAGCAGGGCGTTGCCGTCGGTCCGCTGCTGGCCTTTATCACGGCTAAGGCGCTGCTCTCGCCGACCCGCCTGTTCAGCTGGGAGGTACCCTTCCTGGGCTGGCCGTTTGTCGCCGCCCGGGCGATTCCGAGCCTGCTGTTTCCGCCGATTATCGGCCTGATCGGCCAGCGCCTGTTTCAGCTGTTCTCCAAGTAG
- a CDS encoding DUF2283 domain-containing protein codes for MAIADVQEYLKLLPVVKRAPQGSLWSSYDAEADVLYINFKKPSQATDSELTEDDVIIRYEGDAVVGMTILHASQR; via the coding sequence ATGGCCATAGCAGACGTCCAGGAATACCTCAAACTTCTCCCGGTTGTGAAACGCGCCCCCCAGGGCTCCCTGTGGTCATCATACGATGCAGAGGCCGATGTTTTGTACATCAATTTCAAGAAACCGAGTCAGGCCACAGACAGCGAACTGACGGAGGACGATGTGATTATTCGCTATGAAGGGGACGCAGTCGTCGGAATGACCATCCTCCACGCGAGCCAACGCTAG
- a CDS encoding Nramp family divalent metal transporter, giving the protein MSTTDSSTAVPADRTPADTNFVRFLKTLGPGLLFASTAIGVSHLVQSTRAGAGYGYALLWAIVIANLLKYPAFEAAPRYTNATGESLIDGYLRLGKWMLYVYLLITIAPLFIINAAIGFTTAGLLNNLLGLDLSAATTALFLLAVCVGVLLVGEYSLLDKLIKIICVVLFVSTIVAFSLTLARGPVATVPFYAADIWTASGFAFLIALMGWMPAPVDLSAWNSLWTLERIKQTAYRPRMNESLLDFKLGYLMTAFLAVCFMTLGAFIMYGSGQSFSNQSGTQFTNQVVQLYTATLGDWSYIIIAASAFSVMFSTSLVVLDGYARAMERTCALLFSNGQHSRRMYNLWVIISAVGAYWMIAQFLTSFTTLVDLATIISFLVAPILAAANYKLVCGTYMPQDARPPDWLRLLGIIGIVFLSVFSLIYAGLRLLA; this is encoded by the coding sequence ATGAGCACGACCGACTCCTCCACAGCCGTCCCGGCTGACCGCACTCCGGCCGATACCAACTTTGTCCGTTTTCTGAAAACCCTGGGTCCGGGCCTGCTGTTCGCCAGCACCGCCATCGGCGTCTCGCACCTCGTCCAGTCGACCCGGGCCGGGGCCGGCTACGGCTACGCCCTGCTGTGGGCAATCGTCATCGCCAATCTGCTCAAATACCCGGCCTTTGAGGCTGCCCCGCGCTATACCAACGCCACCGGCGAGAGTCTGATCGACGGCTACCTGCGCCTCGGCAAGTGGATGCTGTACGTCTACCTGCTGATTACCATTGCCCCGCTGTTCATCATCAACGCGGCGATCGGCTTCACCACCGCCGGGCTGCTGAACAATCTTCTGGGTCTGGACCTGTCGGCCGCAACGACCGCCCTGTTTCTGCTGGCCGTGTGTGTCGGGGTGCTGCTGGTCGGAGAGTACAGCCTGCTCGATAAGCTCATCAAGATCATCTGTGTGGTCCTGTTTGTCTCCACCATCGTCGCCTTCAGCCTGACCCTGGCGCGTGGTCCGGTGGCCACAGTTCCGTTCTATGCGGCCGACATCTGGACCGCCTCGGGTTTTGCGTTTTTGATCGCCCTGATGGGCTGGATGCCGGCCCCGGTCGATCTGTCGGCCTGGAACAGCCTGTGGACTCTGGAGCGCATCAAGCAGACCGCGTACCGGCCACGCATGAACGAAAGTCTGCTCGACTTCAAGCTCGGCTATCTCATGACCGCCTTTCTGGCCGTATGTTTCATGACCCTGGGCGCGTTCATCATGTACGGCTCGGGCCAGTCCTTCTCCAACCAGAGCGGCACCCAATTCACCAACCAGGTCGTGCAGCTGTACACCGCCACGCTGGGCGACTGGAGCTATATCATCATTGCCGCCTCAGCCTTCTCGGTCATGTTCAGCACCAGCCTGGTCGTGCTCGACGGCTACGCCCGGGCCATGGAGCGGACCTGCGCGCTGCTGTTCTCAAACGGCCAACACAGCCGGCGGATGTACAACCTGTGGGTCATCATCAGCGCCGTCGGCGCCTACTGGATGATCGCCCAGTTTCTGACCAGCTTCACCACCCTGGTCGATCTGGCGACCATCATCTCGTTTCTGGTCGCCCCGATTCTGGCCGCAGCCAACTACAAGCTGGTGTGCGGCACGTATATGCCCCAAGACGCCCGACCGCCGGACTGGCTGCGGCTGCTGGGCATTATCGGGATCGTCTTTCTGAGCGTGTTCAGCCTGATCTATGCCGGCCTGCGGCTGCTGGCGTGA